A window from Setaria italica strain Yugu1 chromosome VIII, Setaria_italica_v2.0, whole genome shotgun sequence encodes these proteins:
- the LOC111258337 gene encoding uncharacterized protein LOC111258337 — protein MLVGFRDTTKTRPGIQKISELQRLQRKLQQLQREVRALVNLGNTLRIFNEGLGFIWCSKFILEEWVSTPHSVAKGTNTSDERNLQSLIWVTLWTYGGHIGAPGQAAQSLNGHCYIKLRSMPTAENSHRQDLILRKKRPTIVCQLCFKLRHHLFLFYNSFMVHNTRLY, from the exons ATGCTTGTTGGATTCAGGGACACGACCAAGACCCGGCCAGGGATCCAGAAGAT ATCTGAACTCCAGAGACTCCAACGGAAGCTCCAACAACTTCAACGAGAAGTTAGGGCCCTGGTCAACCTAGGAAACACGCTAAGGATTTTTAATGAAG GGCTAGGATTTATATGGTGCTCTAAATTCATTCTTGAGGAATGGGTATCTACACCACACTCCGTTGCGAAAG GGACTAATACAAGCGATGAGCGGAACCTTCAGA GTTTAATATGGGTTACCTTATGGACTTATGGAGGGCATATAGGAGCTCCCGGCCAGGCCGCACA GTCGTTGAATGGGCACTGCTATATCAAGTTGCGTTCCATGCCAACAGCAGAGAACTCACACCGTCAGGACCTGATACTGCGCAAAAAAAGACCAACAATAGTATGTCAATTGTGTTTCAAGTTAAGACACCATTTATTTCTCTTTTACAACTCTTTTATggtacacaatactaggctATACTAG
- the LOC105915033 gene encoding uncharacterized protein LOC105915033, producing the protein MGPLHSRRKHVGPRVRGTSPSAEARPTARAPLHPLQIRPPPLPHDATPQAPSRRRRTPTPQPGITRPANNHAADRGVEMPPTRSSGQPPQLALVKHVGAVCTCLLPRTTLLTPQLGRPESELKSPISPAFRTIAVLGWFEEQLKRFRWGHLGTISGAKGIAA; encoded by the exons ATGGGCCCACTCCACTCCAGACGCAAGCACGTGGGCCCACGCGTCAGAGGGACGAGTCCCTCTGCAGAGGCTCGTCCGACAGCACGCGCCCCACTTCACCCACTCCAGatcaggccgccgccgctgcctcacGACGCCACTCCCCAAGCGCCGAGCCGCCGGCGTCGGACCCCGACCCCGCAGCCAGGGATCACACGCCCGGCCAATAACCACGCTGCCGACAGGGGCGTTGAGATGCCTCCCACTAGATCTAGCGGCCAACCGCCGCAGCTAGCGCTGGTGAAGCACGTCGGCGCGGTATGCACCTGCCTGCTCCCTCGCACCACATTGCTGACTCCTCAATTGGGCCGTCCGGAATCCGAGCTCAAATCCCCCATTTCTCCGGCATTCCGAACCATAGCCGTCCTTGGTTG GTTTGAGGAGCAGCTGAAAAGATTCCGATGGGGGCATCTTGGGACTATAA GTGGTGCCAAAGGTATTGCAGCATGA
- the LOC101758472 gene encoding wall-associated receptor kinase-like 10: MWTLDNNHSIKSFTEDDIDRFTSGCSIPIGKGGFGEVYKGILGDDCDLVAVKRYIRGDLREEFMEEVRIHSKIKHKNVVKLIGCCIGENTLTIVTEYVSGGNLDDALHKGKTSIPLDIRLGIAIGCAEALSYMHSMHLSSDSLVCHGDVKPANILLDDNLMAKVSDFGLSRILWGGISRYTSNVKGSIDYMDPIYLREGRLTPRSDVYSFGAVLLELIARRRVKQGNVSLIGTMCSAYAKGNRSRELFDAEITNSINVRILEELASLATECLSLDIDKRPLMNDVAYRLRMLRKTLLGWQGVGLWEKSVGVSKRNCGISETLAKLSNVRIFTKDEMNQMTKITYPYKDGVSSPEVYKGILDDNTVVLVKRTSRAERACTRKYLMNEGMILSQIAHKNVMKLLGYCLEGDTPIFIYEYPTKGSLSDILDRQEDFPLYLRVKIAVKIAEALEYLHSSTTGIIGLGNVAPSNILLDDNFMPKLSDFSGACKLIKESETNACGSVLSSCFLFVGFNKIRNDVYRFGVVLLALINKWYFPSEKDGIDLKAFFHIRATEDITVLEEIGRLALKCMEENDETTMSEVAERLRMLRKSWKNIAKGTSYTAI; encoded by the coding sequence ATGTGGACATTAGACAATAACCATTCCATTAAGAGTTTCACAGAAGATGATATTGATAGATTCACTAGCGGTTGTAGCATTCCTATAGGAAAAGGTGGCTTTGGAGAagtctacaaagggattcttgGTGATGACTGTGATTTAGTTGCGGTGAAGAGATATATTCGTGGAGATCTGAGAGAAGAGTTCATGGAGGAAGTAAGGATCCACAGTAAAATAAAGCATAAGAATGTAGTGAAGCTCATAGGCTGTTGTATAGGGGAAAACACTCTAACCATTGTAACAGAGTATGTCTCCGGAGGGAATTTGGATGATGCACTTCATAAAGGAAAGACTTCAATCCCGTTGGATATAAGGTTGGGTATTGCTATAGGTTGCGCAGAAGCATTAAGCTACATGCATTCAATGCATTTATCAAGTGACAGTCTAGTATGCCATGGTGATGTTAAGCCTGCGAACATACTTTTAGATGACAATCTTATGGCAAAAGTATCAGATTTTGGACTGTCAAGGATTCTCTGGGGCGGAATCAGTCGTTATACTAGTAATGTAAAAGGAAGTATAGATTACATGGATCCTATATATCTTCGAGAGGGGCGTCTTACCCCAAGGAGCGATGTTTATAGTTTTGGTGCTGTTCTCCTGGAACTAATAGCTAGAAGAAGGGTCAAGCAGGGCAATGTTAGCCTCATTGGTACTATGTGTAGCGCCTATGCTAAAGGGAACAGGTCAAGGGAGCTATTTGATGCTGAAATCACTAATAGCATCAACGTGAGGATTCTTGAAGAATTAGCAAGTTTGGCTACTGAATGCCTGAGTTTAGATATCGACAAACGTCCTCTAATGAATGATGTGGCATACAGACTTCGGATGCTTCGGAAAACCCTGCTAGGATGGCAAGGTGtaggcttgtgggagaagagtGTTGGTGTATCCAAGAGAAATTGTGGCATATCTGAGACACTTGCCAAACTTTCCAATGTTAGAATTTTTACAAAAGATGAGATGAACCAGATGACAAAGATCACCTACCCTTACAAAGATGGTGTTTCGTCACCTGAGGTTTATAAAGGAATACTTGATGATAACACAGTGGTGCTGGTGAAAAGAACTTCGCGGGCTGAACGTGCGTGCACGAGAAAGTATTTAATGAACGAAGGGATGATCCTGTCTCAAATAGCCCACAAAAACGTCATGAAACTTTTGGGTTATTGCTTGGAAGGTGATACTCCAATTTTCATATACGAGTATCCTACTAAAGGTAGTCTCTCTGATATTCTAGATCGCCAGGAAGATTTCCCACTATATCTACGCGTGAAGATTGCTGTTAAGATTGCAGAAGCATTAGAATACCTCCATTCATCAACAACTGGTATCATTGGTCTTGGTAATGTTGCACCATCCAATATACTTCTAGATGATAACTTCATGCCAAAGCTCTCAGATTTTTCCGGGGCATGCAAGCTCATCAAGGAGAGCGAGACTAATGCCTGTGGAAGTGTCCTTAGTAGCTGCTTTCTATTTGTTGGGTTCAACAAAATAAGAAATGATGTGTACAGATTTGGCGTTGTTCTCTTGGCACTCATTAATAAGTGGTATTTTCCTTCTGAAAAAGATGGTATTGATCTCAAGGCATTCTTTCATATCAGAGCTACAGAGGATATCACTGTTCTTGAAGAGATTGGGAGGCTGGCACTCAAATGTATGGAAGAAAATGatgaaacaacaatgagtgaaGTGGCAGAACGTCTTAGGATGCTTAGGAAATCTTGGAAGAATATCGCTAAGGGAACGAGCTACACTGCAATCTGA
- the LOC101760500 gene encoding uncharacterized protein LOC101760500: MAWLARSIANSLLAPEEKESSGTGPGPSASPGSSSSSPPRGVREDLSEFTGALANRFQGLASFLAPAAPGGGGPRRPDPAEIAGRFRAGLARLPGRQAVADLAKIASSLLPPEGGDADWAESAVGVTEEVVAFARDAALRHELWLDFPLLPDDADSDDFDMTDAQQDHALAVESVAPELADLRIELCPSHMSEGCFWKIYFVLLHPKLMKEDADILSTPQILEARGKLSHDLRYQMKLQSSNEDTVPVPFSNVDGALASPVEVLSTLKGQDGSVMATSFSNIDYGISQPTNQEFLSANAISDAGTVSSDNISSSVPVQLVPILKDATVESQSTVEESTRDLSTGDATTEEQSMQMSEIALVDNSPPKDDQQKQHLADISEQSRVDIRKAYHDEDDDGDEWLEEETGGPGSTAIPIADDEDVSFSDLEDDDGTK, encoded by the exons atgGCGTGGCTTGCGCGCTCCATCGCCAACTCCCTCCTCGCCCCCGAGGAGAAAGAATCCAGCGGTACCGGCCcgggcccctccgcctcccccggctcctcctcctcctccccgccgcgcgGCGTCCGCGAGGACCTCTCCGAGTTCACCGGCGCGCTCGCAAACCGCTTCCAGGGCCTCGCATCCTtcctcgcgcccgccgcccccggcggaggcgggccgcggcggccggacCCGGCCGAGATCGCGGGCCGCTTCCGCGCGGGCCTCGCGCGGCTCCCGGGCCGCCAGGCTGTCGCGGATCTCGCCAAGATCGCCTCCTCGCTGCTGCCCCCGGAGGGCGGCGACGCGGACTGGGCGGAGTCCGCCGTGGGGGTCACCGAGGAGGTGGTCGCCTTCGCGCGGGACGCCGCTCTGAGGCACGAGCTCTGGCTCGacttccccctcctccccgacgACGCCGACTCCGACG ATTTCGACATGACTGATGCGCAGCAGGACCACGCGCTGGCCGTCGAGAGCGTGGCGCCGGAGCTGGCTGATCTACGGATCGAACTCTGCCCCAGCCACATGAGCGAGGGCTGCTTCTGGAAGATATACTTCGTCCTGCTGCATCCTAAGCTCATGAAGGAGGATGCTGATATTCTGTCGACTCCACAG ATTTTGGAAGCTAGAGGCAAGTTGTCACACGATTTGCGATATCAGATGAAGTTACAGAGCAGCAATGAAGACACCGTACCTGTGCCTTTCAGCAATGTAGATGGTGCTTTAGCTTCTCCTGTAGAGGTTTTGAGCACATTAAAGGGTCAGGATGGCTCTGTGATGGCCACATCTTTTAGCAACATAGACTATGGCATCTCTCAACCAACCAATCAGGAATTTCTATCAGCTAATGCAATCAGTGATGCTGGAACTGTTTCTTCAGATAACATCAGCAGCAGTGTACCTGTACAGCTAGTGCCCATATTGAAAGACGCTACTGTGGAGTCACAGTCTACGGTGGAAGAAAGTACACGCGATCTCTCTACAGGAGATGCAACAACAGAAGAACAGAGCATGCAAATGTCTGAGATAGCATTGGTGGACAATTCTCCTCCTAAAGATGACCAACAGAAACAACATTTAGCTGACATCAGTGAGCAATCAAGAGTTGACATTCGGAAAGCTTAtcatgatgaggatgatgatggcgATGAATGGTTGGAAGAGGAGACAGGGGGCCCAGGAAGCACGGCGATTCCAATTGCAGATGATGAAGATGTATCCTTCAGTGATCTAGAGGATGACGATGGTACAAAATGA
- the LOC101760094 gene encoding phytosulfokines 4, translated as MAQSPPRRTAALLLSLLLLFSVAAHAAREAAASSRGHAELQEGQDSEVVDSKGEAMTGFTAAAEDDPCGGAATVEGGEAEQEEECLMRRTLVAHTDYIYTQGGGHN; from the exons ATGGcgcaatcgccgccacggcgaaCCGCCGCCCTGCTGCTGTCGCTCCTGCTCCtcttctccgtcgccgcccacgcggcgagggaggcggcggcgagcagtaGAGGCCACGCGGAGCTCCAAGAAGGACAAGACAGTGAG GTGGTGGACAGCAAGGGGGAGGCGATGACGGgcttcacggcggcggcggaggacgacccgtgcggcggcgccgccaccgtagaGGGAGGCGAAGCGGAGCAAGAGGAGGAGTGCCTGATGAGGCGGACGCTGGTGGCGCACACCGACTACATCTACACCCAGGGAGGAGGCCACAACTAA
- the LOC101758880 gene encoding serine/threonine-protein kinase-like protein At1g28390: MTGNIARCDDKLKFEVDIHQNIKVFAEDEIKWITRNFSIQIGKGGFGEVYKGILDDDYDVVAVKRYISKDLRKEFMEEVSIHSQMSHKNVVELIGYCIGESTLMIVTKYISKGNLDDILHDSEIPIPLDVRLGIAIGCAEALSYMHSMHLSSDSLVCHGDIKPANILLDGNLTAKLSDFGVSRLLSGGVTQYTVHIKGSVSYMDPIYFQEGCLTPRSDVYSFGIVLLELIARKRIRKGDINLIGSFNKACANGKGREIFDAAIANENNMKILKEMKKLATECLTLDIHKRPQMNVVAKRLRILKKELKNIHEKYSEPILASHHSWRKNYKQDISMPSYNSRMQLKKSLSIFKRNRSNSKILSEPGNVRIFTQEELNDVTNYSYLLSGGTSGKVYKGTLEDNTVVAVRIFSEVLESFEQAFINGGMILSQIMHKNIIRLLGYCLDADCPAFVYEYAAKGSLSDILDGHEYFPLHLRVKIAVQTAEALEYLHSSATGIIRHGYVVPSKILLDDNFTPKLTGFSWARRLIKESNITAGDDVICCQLPSSGLNNDPIHDQRALLKLKTDVYQFGVLLLTLISRKNFIFYADHEPLILQFRAAYQADNRGRPLFDDDIAARAEDIALLEEIGRLSLKCVCLEIDQRPTMKEVAEHLRTLRTSWKKSLEEVLGQGSYTGV, translated from the coding sequence ATGACTGGAAATATCGCACGATGCGATGATAAATTGAAGTTTGAAGTAGACATCCATCAGAATATTAAGGTTTTCGCAGAAGATGAGATTAAATGGATTACTAGAAACTTTAGCATTCAAATCGGAAAAGGTGGCTTCGGAGAAGTGTATAAAGGGATTCTTGATGATGACTATGATGTTGTTGCAGTGAAGAGATATATCAGCAAAGATTTAAGAAAAGAGTTTATGGAAGAAGTAAGCATCCATAGTCAAATGAGTCACAAAAATGTGGTGGAGCTCATAGGCTATTGTATTGGGGAAAGTACTCTAATGATTGTTACTAAGTATATCTCCAAAGGAAACCTGGATGACATACTCCACGACAGTGAAATTCCCATCCCTTTGGATGTAAGACTGGGTATTGCTATAGGGTGTGCAGAAGCATTGAGCTATATGCATTCAATGCATTTATCAAGCGACAGCCTTGTTTGTCATGGTGATATTAAGCCTGCCAACATACTTCTAGATGGCAATCTGACAGCAAAATTGTCTGACTTTGGAGTGTCAAGGCTTCTTTCAGGTGGTGTCACTCAGTACACTGTACATATAAAAGGAAGCGTATCTTACATGGATCCTATATACTTTCAGGAGGGCTGTCTTACTCCGAGGAGTGATGTTTATAGTTTTGGAATAGTTCTCTTGGAACTAATAGCTCGAAAAAGGATAAGAAAAGGTGACATTAACCTTATTGGATCGTTCAATAAAGCCTGTGCAAATGGGAAAGGTAGAGAAATATTTGATGCTGCAATAGCAAATGAGAACAATATGAAGATTctaaaagaaatgaagaaattGGCTACTGAATGCCTAACACTGGACATTCATAAACGTCCTCAGATGAATGTGGTGGCAAAACGCCTTCGGATACTTAAAAAGGAATTAAAGAACATACATGAAAAATATTCGGAACCCATTTTGGCATCGCACCACTCATGGCGCAAAAACTACAAGCAGGACATATCCATGCCCAGCTATAATTCTAGAATGCAGCTTAAGAAGAGTTTGAgcattttcaaaagaaatcgTAGCAATTCTAAGATTCTATCGGAGCCTGGCAATGTGAGAATTTTCACACAGGAGGAGCTAAATGATGTCACAAATTACTCGTATTTACTCAGTGGAGGTACTTCAGGTAAGGTTTACAAAGGAACGCTTGAAGACAATACCGTGGTAGCGGTGAGGATATTTTCTGAGGTACTTGAGAGCTTTGAACAGGCGTTTATCAATGGAGGGATgatcttatctcaaattatgcaTAAGAACATCATCAGACTTTTGGGCTATTGCTTGGATGCTGATTGTCCAGCTTTTGTCTATGAGTATGCTGCTAAAGGTAGTCTCTCTGACATTCTAGATGGCCATGAATATTTCCCGCTACATTTACGTGTGAAGATTGCAGTTCAGACTGCAGAAGCATTAGAATATCTCCATTCCTCAGCAACTGGTATCATCAGACATGGTTATGTTGTACCATCCAAAATACTTCTTGATGACAATTTCACGCCAAAGCTCACAGGCTTTTCATGGGCTCGGAGGCTTATCAAGGAGAGTAACATTACTGCCGGTGACGATGTAATTTGTTGTCAGCTTCCCTCAAGCGGGCTCAACAATGACCCAATTCATGATCAGCGTGCGTTGCTCAAATTGAAAACCGATGTGTACCAGTTTGGTGTTCTTCTCTTGACACTCATTAGTAGGAAGAACTTCATATTTTACGCGGATCACGAACCCCTCATCTTACAATTTCGCGCAGCTTACCAGGCAGATAACAGAGGAAGGCCATTGTTTGATGATGACATCGCAGCTCGTGCTGAAGATATTGCTCTCCTTGAAGAGATCGGGAGGCTATCACTTAAATGTGTCTGTCTGGAAATAGATCAGAGACCAACAATGAAGGAAGTGGCAGAACACCTTAGGACACTTAGGACATCTTGGAAGAAGTCCTTGGAAGAAGTCCTTGGCCAAGGGAGCTACACTGGTGTCTGA